A part of Brassica rapa cultivar Chiifu-401-42 chromosome A05, CAAS_Brap_v3.01, whole genome shotgun sequence genomic DNA contains:
- the LOC103868716 gene encoding gamma carbonic anhydrase 2, mitochondrial, whose product MGTLGRAIYTVGKWIRGSGQALDRVGSLLQGSHRFEEHLSRHRTLMNVFDKSPLVDKDVFVAPSASVLGDVQIGKGSSIWYGCVLRGDVNNISVGSGTNIQDNSLVHVAKTNLGGKVSPTTIGDNVTVGHSAVIHGCTVEDDAFVGMGATLLDGVVVETHAMVAAGSIVKENTRIPSREVWGGNPAKFMRKLTDEEIAYISKSAENYINLAHIHAAENSKSFDEIEVERALRKKYARKDEDYDSMLGIVRETPAELILPDNVLPEKTTTRVPTTHY is encoded by the exons ATGGGAACCCTAGGACGAGCAATTTACACAGTGGGAAAGTGGATCCGTGGCTCTGGCCAAGCTCTTGATCGTGTGGGTTCTCTTCTCCAAGGGAGCCACCGCTTCGAAGAACACC TATCGAGGCATCGGACGTTGATGAATGTGTTTGATAAATCTCCATTGGTGGATAAGGATGTGTTCGTGGCTCCAAGTGCCTCTGTTCTTGGTGACGTTCAAATCGGGAAAGGCTCCTCTATTTGGTATGGCTGTGTTCTTCGAGGTGACGTGAATAACATCAGTGTTGGATCCGGGACGAATATCCAAGATAATTCTCTTGTACATGTTGCAAAAACCAACCTTGGTGGGAAGGTTTCACCAACTACGATTGGGGACAACGTCACAGTAG GTCATAGTGCTGTCATACATGGGTGTACTGTTGAGGATGATGCATTTGTTGGTATGGGAGCTACACTACTCGATGGTGTGGTGGTTGAGACGCATGCCATGGTTGCTGCTGGTTCTATTGTCAAAGAGAACACGCGAATTCCTTCTCGAGAG GTTTGGGGAGGGAATCCAGCAAAGTTTATGAGGAAGTTAACAGATGAAGAGATAGCATATATCTCAAAGTCAGCAGAGAACTACATCAATCTTGCACATATTCATGCCGCAGAGAATTCAAAGTCATTTGATGAGATCGAGGTTGAGAGAGCGCTTAGGAAGAAATATGCACGCAAGGATGAGGATTATGATTCAATGCTTGGGATTGTCCGTGAAACTCCAGCCGAGTTGATTCTTCCCGACAATGTCTTACCAGAAAAAACCACCACCAGGGTTCCAACTACTCACTACTGA
- the LOC103868714 gene encoding uncharacterized protein At4g04775-like, with the protein MSESSNVVSGASSGSSNERRRGRRFVGVPKNCWCGESVVPLMSKSTLNPYRRYFRCVYAARKKLENDEHRFKWIDEAILEELESLECKSTSIEKEMKEIARERLVLDKEVLDQVEEVLAEEKRKMKNMMVVLSIISAVSVVSMAILYFK; encoded by the exons ATGTCTGAGTCTTCAAATGTCGTGTCTGGAGCTTCCTCTGGATCATCAAATGAGCGTCGACGAGGTAGACGATTTGTAGGTGTTCCGAAGAATTGTTGGTGTGGTGAATCCGTCGTTCCGTTGATGTCAAAATCGACTCTCAATCCTTATAGGAGATACTTTCGATGTGTGTATGCTGCAAGAAAGAAG CTGGAGAATGATGAGCATAGATTTAAATGGATAGATGAGGCAATATTGGAGGAGTTAGAATCACTTGAATGCAAAAGTACAAGTATTGAGAAAGAGATGAAAGAGATTGCAAGAGAGAGATTGGTCCTTGACAAGGAAGTACTTGATCAAGTTGAGGAAGTGTTGGccgaagagaaaagaaagatgaagaacatGATGGTTGTCTTAAGCATTATATCTGCGGTTTCTGTTGTGTCGATGGCCATTCTCTACTTCAAGTAA
- the LOC103868715 gene encoding uncharacterized protein LOC103868715 → MSMEEKPLMKKQKREMRIPESDDEEEKGCKKKPPEITHIKRGDGSLYQKQTFVNGVGFKDCVLDYALKTGYNIQQYRYDKEKIGFKCVGSNEGGSCEWKIYASVLPSDNVWKVRVFVENHSCVPNGECSMLKVPQIARLFIDKIREEPDYYMPMKIEALVLEKWGITVSRAQCQAARTKALKWIEFEYDHQFARLRDYAAEILESNKDSTVVIETLKNTEGKDEFNRFYVCFDNIRRTWKETCRPLLGIDGCFVKHKIKGQVLVALGRDTDNAIYPVAWGVVQVENTDNWLWFVRMVKEDVGLDDGDGFVIVSDRQKGLIAAVKEELPKVEHRKCVRHIYANLKKKHGSKSDMKSYLWSLAWSYNEAEYKERLDRIFNYDVGVYDDVMKTNPKSWCRAYHRLGPYCEDVENNSTESFNNTIGKARELPFVPMLETIRRLAMVRIAKRSAISHVHKGICTPYATEFIKEEKKKATACIVTRSTNGMYEAKLGDVLTVSAWKDGLALILHKKLKVEDFVCKWFRTAMWRKNYVDGLIPVRGARFWPETGAPDVIIQPDPDQPGRKKMTKADKKRKKPANESPTKKQPKHKKRIMHCGRCGQPDHNSRFHNKKQASRDGPSHVASQADSQTPSQAPSQDMC, encoded by the exons ATGTCGATGGAGGAGAAacctttgatgaagaagcagaaGAGAGAGATGAGG ATTCCTGAGAGTGATGACGAGGAAGAGAAAGGCTGCAAGAAGAAACCACCAGAGATAACTCACATCAAACGCGGTGATGGAAGCTTGTACCAAAAGCAGACATTCGTAAACGGGGTTGGTTTCAAAGATTGTGTTCTAGACTATGCTCTTAAGACAGGCTACAATATCCAGCAATACAGGTATGATAAAGAAAAAATTGGCTTCAAGTGTGTGGGTTCTAATGAGGGAGGAAGCTGTGAATGGAAAATATATGCTTCAGTTCTGCCAAGTGATAATGTGTGGAAAGTGAGAGTGTTTGTTGAGAATCATTCGTGTGTGCCTAATGGAGAGTGTTCGATGCTGAAGGTTCCTCAAATAGCTAGATTGTTTATTGACAAAATCAGAGAAGAACCGGATTATTACATGCCAATGAAGATTGAAGCACTGGTTCTTGAGAAATGGGGGATCACGGTTTCAAGGGCTCAATGTCAAGCTGCTAGAACTAAGGCGCTGAAGTGGATTGAGTTTGAGTATGATCATCAGTTCGCTCGTCTTCGAGATTATGCAGCTGAGATACTTGAATCAAACAAAGACTCTACTGTGGTGATTGAGACTTTGAAAAATACCGAGGGAAAAGATGAGTTCAACAGGTTCTACGTTTGTTTTGACAACATAAGAAGGACATGGAAGGAGACATGCAGACCTTTGCTTGGAATTGATGGATGCTTCGTTAAACACAAGATCAAAGGACAAGTGTTGGTGGCATTAGGAAGAGACACAGATAATGCCATATATCCAGTGGCATGGGGTGTAGTTCAAGTTGAAAATACGGATAATTGGTTATGGTTTGTGAGAATGGTAAAGGAAGACGTAGGCCTTGATGATGGTGATGGGTTTGTTATCGTCTCTGATCGCCAAAAG GGTTTGATAGCTGCAGTTAAGGAGGAATTGCCTAAGGTAGAGCATAGGAAGTGTGTGAGACATATCTATGCGAATCTGAAGAAAAAACATGGAAGTAAAAGCGACATGAAGTCTTATTTATGGAGCTTAGCATGGAGTTACAACGAAGCAGAATATAAGGAGAGGCTGGATAGGATTTTCAATTACGATGTTGGTGTATATGATGATGTTATGAAGACAAATCCGAAGTCTTGGTGTAGAGCATACCACAGGTTGGGGCCGTATTGTGAGGATGTGGAAAACAATTCCACAGAGTCTTTCAATAACACCATTGGAAAGGCAAGGGAACTGCCATTTGTCCCTATGTTAGAGACAATAAGAAGACTTGCCATGGTTCGGATTGCAAAACGATCAGCAATCTCTCATGTTCACAAAG GGATTTGTACACCATATGCGACTGAGTTTatcaaagaagagaagaagaaagctacTGCGTGCATAGTTACAAGAAGCACCAACGGAATGTATGAAGCAAAGTTGGGGGATGTACTTACCGTGTCAGCTTGGAAAGATGGACTTGCAC TCATTCTTCATAAGAAGCTTAAGGTAGAGGACTTCGTTTGTAAGTGGTTCAGAACTGCTATGTGGAGAAAAAACTATGTAGATGGGCTTATTCCGGTGAGAGGTGCTCGCTTTTGGCCTGAAACAGGTGCTCCGGACGTCATTATTCAACCTGATCCAGACCAACCggggaggaagaagatgacTAAGGctgacaagaaaagaaaaaaacctgCTAATGAGTCTCCAACCAAGAAGCAACCAAAACATAAGAAGAGGATTATGCACTGTGGAAGATGTGGCCAACCTGATCACAACTCAAGGTTTCATAACAAAAAACAG GCTTCTAGAGATGGTCCCTCTCATGTTGCTTCTCAAGCTGATTCTCAAACTCCTTCTCAAGCTCCTTCTCAAGATATGTGTTGA